A region from the Aeromicrobium choanae genome encodes:
- the pgl gene encoding 6-phosphogluconolactonase translates to MTIEIFDSANDLALAVSRQLAARVQSVAAAGRTPRLVLTGGTIATRIYGRLSGENADWRVAEYWWGDERFVPEGHEDRNDRQAREGFLDRLGVPDEHVHAMPAHGCDLSMADAADAYAKTLPEDPFDVVLLGVGPDAHIASLFPGHPQVHETERLAVEVFDSPKPPPERISLTYPALNHTRATWFVVSGADKAEAVAKAMTGTPIDEAPAAGARGLEETVWFLDTAAASRLPR, encoded by the coding sequence ATGACGATCGAGATCTTCGACAGCGCGAACGACCTGGCCCTGGCCGTGTCGCGCCAGCTGGCGGCGCGCGTGCAGTCCGTCGCTGCCGCCGGACGCACCCCGCGGCTCGTGCTCACCGGCGGGACGATCGCCACGAGGATCTACGGGCGCCTGTCCGGCGAGAACGCCGACTGGCGCGTGGCCGAGTACTGGTGGGGCGACGAGCGCTTCGTGCCCGAGGGCCACGAGGATCGCAACGACCGCCAGGCGCGTGAGGGCTTCCTCGACCGCCTGGGCGTCCCGGACGAGCACGTCCACGCCATGCCGGCGCACGGCTGCGACCTCTCGATGGCCGACGCGGCCGACGCCTACGCGAAGACGCTGCCGGAGGACCCGTTCGACGTCGTGCTGCTCGGCGTGGGACCCGATGCGCACATCGCGTCGCTGTTCCCCGGCCACCCGCAGGTGCACGAGACCGAGCGTCTCGCCGTGGAGGTCTTCGACTCCCCGAAGCCGCCGCCCGAGCGCATCTCGCTGACCTACCCGGCGCTGAACCACACCCGGGCCACCTGGTTCGTGGTGTCGGGCGCCGACAAGGCCGAGGCGGTCGCGAAGGCGATGACCGGCACGCCGATCGACGAGGCGCCGGCCGCGGGCGCGCGTGGGCTCGAGGAGACCGTGTGGTTCCTCGACACCGCCGCCGCCTCGCGACTGCCGCGCTGA
- a CDS encoding glucose-6-phosphate dehydrogenase assembly protein OpcA: protein MDLLLEDTNAAAVAKALTKGRSLAGSPAMDMVLTLLIVTDDENVADAMKSANVLQHEHPSRVLGVILGDGRGKPRLNARVRVGAGSPGESVLLRMSGPLVKHAESAVLPLLLPDSPVVVWWPGVGPLEPSLDPIGRLARRRLTDSERTPAPVQWLHKLAPGYDPGDTDLAWTRLTLWRALLAAALDQTSGSATGGRILADDVNPVAVLLQAWLECRLGVPIEFVDDDSGSQIQQVTLFTDVGDIDIRRTSEMSCEFSVPGSSPRVVPIRRRTIPELLAEDLRRLDADEIYGETLQHLHTGKD, encoded by the coding sequence ATGGACCTGCTCCTCGAGGACACGAACGCCGCGGCGGTCGCCAAGGCGCTGACCAAGGGACGCTCCCTCGCGGGCAGCCCCGCCATGGACATGGTGCTGACGCTGCTCATCGTCACCGACGACGAGAACGTCGCCGACGCGATGAAGTCCGCCAACGTCCTGCAGCACGAGCACCCCTCCCGCGTCCTGGGCGTCATCCTGGGCGACGGACGGGGCAAGCCGCGCCTCAATGCCCGCGTACGGGTCGGCGCGGGCTCTCCGGGCGAATCCGTGCTGCTGCGCATGTCCGGCCCGCTGGTCAAGCACGCGGAGTCCGCGGTGCTGCCCCTGCTGCTGCCCGACTCCCCCGTCGTGGTCTGGTGGCCCGGCGTCGGGCCGCTCGAGCCCTCCCTGGATCCCATCGGACGCCTCGCCCGTCGGCGCCTGACCGACTCCGAGCGCACGCCCGCGCCGGTGCAGTGGCTGCACAAGCTCGCACCGGGCTACGACCCCGGTGACACCGACCTGGCCTGGACGCGACTCACGCTGTGGCGCGCGCTGCTCGCCGCGGCGCTGGACCAGACCTCGGGCTCGGCCACCGGCGGCCGCATCCTGGCCGACGACGTCAACCCCGTGGCGGTGCTGCTGCAGGCGTGGCTCGAGTGCCGCCTCGGCGTGCCGATCGAGTTCGTGGACGACGACTCCGGCTCGCAGATCCAGCAGGTCACGCTGTTCACCGACGTGGGCGACATCGACATCAGGCGCACCAGCGAGATGAGCTGCGAGTTCAGCGTGCCCGGCTCGTCGCCGCGCGTGGTGCCGATCCGCCGCCGCACGATCCCCGAGCTGCTCGCCGAGGACCTGCGCCGCCTCGACGCCGACGAGATCTACGGCGAGACCCTGCAGCACCTGCACACCGGGAAGGACTGA
- the rapZ gene encoding RNase adapter RapZ, whose translation MTKLTEFVLVTGMTGAGRSTAAKALEKLGYYVVDNLPPGMLDELVSSVDAAEDIDRLAVVVDSRSRTFFFGLVDAIESVLDLGVRVRTLYLEASDEVLVRRQEAARRPHPLSRQGRLMDGFVRERELLRTIRGRADIVIDTSRLNVHQLAHRVRQAFELEDERGLHVTIVSFGFKYGIPIDADMVADMRFLPNPYWVDELRPLSGLDAPVAEYVHRQERSQEFLDRYVELLSMITNGFLQEDKLFLTVGIGCTGGRHRSVAMSEALADRLRDRDVRTLVVHRDLGRE comes from the coding sequence ATGACCAAGCTCACCGAGTTCGTCCTCGTCACCGGGATGACCGGCGCGGGCCGCAGCACCGCGGCCAAGGCGCTGGAGAAGCTCGGCTACTACGTGGTCGACAACCTTCCGCCGGGCATGCTCGACGAGCTCGTGTCCTCCGTCGACGCGGCCGAGGACATCGACCGGCTCGCGGTCGTCGTCGACTCCCGGTCCCGCACGTTCTTCTTCGGCCTGGTCGACGCGATCGAGTCGGTGCTCGACCTCGGCGTGAGGGTCCGCACCCTCTACCTCGAGGCCTCCGACGAGGTGCTCGTCCGGCGGCAGGAGGCGGCCCGACGGCCCCACCCACTGAGCCGCCAGGGCCGTCTCATGGACGGGTTCGTGCGCGAGCGCGAGCTGCTGCGCACGATCCGGGGCCGCGCCGACATCGTCATCGACACCAGCCGCCTCAACGTCCACCAGCTGGCCCACCGGGTCCGCCAGGCCTTCGAGCTCGAGGACGAGCGCGGGCTCCACGTCACGATCGTGTCCTTCGGCTTCAAGTACGGCATCCCGATCGACGCCGACATGGTGGCCGACATGCGCTTCCTGCCCAACCCGTACTGGGTCGACGAGCTGCGTCCCCTCAGTGGCCTGGACGCCCCGGTGGCCGAGTACGTCCACCGCCAGGAGCGCTCGCAGGAGTTCCTCGACCGCTACGTCGAGCTGCTCTCCATGATCACCAACGGCTTCCTGCAGGAGGACAAGCTCTTCCTCACCGTGGGGATCGGCTGCACCGGCGGGCGCCACCGCAGCGTGGCGATGTCCGAGGCCCTCGCCGACCGGTTGCGCGACCGCGACGTCCGCACGCTCGTCGTCCACCGCGACCTGGGCCGCGAATGA
- the whiA gene encoding DNA-binding protein WhiA: protein MAMTAQVKAEVARIPVTKACCRKAEVSTILRFSGGLHIVSGRIVIEAELDTAAAARRLRQEIAEVYGHESEIIVQQGAGVRKTTLYVVRIARGGELLARQTGLVDGGGRPVRGLPPQVVSGPSCDAVAAWRGAFLARGSLTEPGRSSALEIGCPGPEAALAMVGAARRVGVSAKAREVRGGDRVVIRDGEAIGALLTRLGAHETLLAWEERRMRREVRATANRLANFDDANQRRSARAAVAAGARAQRALDILADEVPDHLRMAGELRVQHREASLEELGQLHDPPLTKDAIAGRIRRLLAMADKRAHDLGIEDTEAGLNPDQYADG from the coding sequence ATGGCGATGACGGCACAGGTGAAGGCGGAAGTGGCCCGGATCCCCGTGACGAAGGCTTGCTGCCGCAAGGCCGAGGTCTCGACGATCCTGCGCTTCTCCGGAGGCCTGCACATCGTCTCGGGCCGGATCGTGATCGAGGCCGAGCTCGACACCGCCGCCGCCGCTCGCCGGCTGCGCCAGGAGATCGCCGAGGTCTACGGGCACGAGAGCGAGATCATCGTGCAGCAGGGTGCCGGGGTCCGCAAGACCACGCTCTACGTCGTGCGCATCGCCCGCGGGGGCGAGCTCCTCGCTCGCCAGACCGGCCTCGTCGACGGCGGTGGTCGCCCCGTCCGCGGCCTCCCGCCGCAGGTCGTCTCGGGCCCGTCGTGCGACGCCGTCGCGGCCTGGCGCGGGGCGTTCCTGGCCCGCGGCTCCCTCACCGAGCCGGGTCGCTCGTCGGCGCTGGAGATCGGCTGCCCCGGCCCCGAGGCCGCGCTCGCGATGGTCGGTGCCGCGCGTCGCGTCGGCGTCTCGGCCAAGGCTCGCGAGGTGCGTGGGGGCGACCGCGTCGTCATCCGCGACGGTGAGGCCATCGGTGCGCTCCTGACCCGCCTCGGCGCCCACGAGACGCTGCTGGCCTGGGAGGAGCGCCGGATGCGCCGTGAGGTGCGCGCCACCGCCAACCGGCTCGCCAACTTCGACGACGCCAACCAGCGTCGCTCCGCCCGCGCCGCCGTCGCTGCGGGGGCTCGTGCCCAGCGCGCGCTCGACATCCTCGCCGACGAGGTCCCCGACCACCTGCGCATGGCCGGCGAGCTGCGCGTGCAGCACCGCGAGGCCAGCCTCGAGGAGCTCGGCCAGCTGCACGATCCGCCGCTGACGAAGGACGCGATCGCCGGTCGCATCCGCCGCCTGCTCGCGATGGCGGACAAGCGCGCCCACGATCTGGGCATCGAGGACACCGAGGCGGGGCTCAACCCCGATCAGTACGCGGACGGCTGA
- the gap gene encoding type I glyceraldehyde-3-phosphate dehydrogenase, with translation MTVRVGINGFGRIGRNFFRAVRAAGVDVEIVAVNDLTDNKTLATLLKYDSILGRLDADVNFDDTAIYVGDQKIVAFEDRDPANLDWASVGADIVVESTGFFTDATAAKAHIDGGAKKVIISAPAKNEDITIVMGVNDDLYDPASHTIISNASCTTNCLAPMAKALNDGIGIERGLMTTIHAYTQDQNLQDAPHKDLRRARAAALNIVPTSTGAAKAVSLVLPELKGKLDGYALRVPTPTGSATDLTFTASRETSVEEINEIVRKAAEGSTYLKYNEDPIVSTDIVTDPHSCIFDAPLTKVTGDLVKVVGWYDNEWGYSNRLVDLASLVGKSL, from the coding sequence GTGACTGTTCGCGTAGGTATCAACGGATTCGGCCGCATCGGCCGTAACTTCTTCCGCGCGGTGCGTGCCGCCGGTGTCGACGTCGAGATCGTGGCCGTCAACGACCTGACCGACAACAAGACGCTGGCCACCCTGCTCAAGTACGACTCGATCCTGGGTCGCCTCGACGCCGACGTGAACTTCGACGACACCGCGATCTACGTGGGCGACCAGAAGATCGTCGCCTTCGAGGACCGCGATCCGGCCAACCTCGACTGGGCCTCGGTCGGCGCCGACATCGTCGTGGAGTCCACCGGCTTCTTCACCGACGCCACCGCGGCTAAGGCCCACATCGACGGCGGCGCCAAGAAGGTCATCATCTCGGCTCCGGCCAAGAACGAGGACATCACGATCGTCATGGGCGTCAACGACGACCTGTACGACCCCGCCTCGCACACGATCATCTCGAACGCGTCGTGCACCACGAACTGCCTCGCGCCGATGGCCAAGGCCCTCAACGACGGCATCGGCATCGAGCGTGGCCTGATGACCACGATCCACGCCTACACGCAGGACCAGAACCTGCAGGACGCGCCGCACAAGGACCTGCGCCGCGCCCGCGCCGCCGCGCTGAACATCGTCCCCACGTCCACCGGCGCCGCCAAGGCCGTCAGCCTCGTGCTGCCCGAGCTGAAGGGCAAGCTCGACGGCTACGCGCTGCGCGTGCCCACGCCCACCGGCTCGGCCACCGACCTGACCTTCACGGCCAGCCGTGAGACCTCGGTCGAGGAGATCAACGAGATCGTCCGCAAGGCCGCCGAGGGCTCGACGTACCTCAAGTACAACGAGGACCCGATCGTCTCCACCGACATCGTCACCGACCCGCACTCGTGCATCTTCGACGCGCCGCTGACCAAGGTCACCGGCGACCTCGTGAAGGTCGTCGGCTGGTACGACAACGAGTGGGGCTACTCGAACCGCCTCGTCGACCTGGCCTCCCTCGTCGGCAAGTCGCTCTGA
- a CDS encoding gluconeogenesis factor YvcK family protein translates to MTQARSGGPAVVALGGGHGLAATLSALRRVTTRLTGIVTVADNGGSSGRLRTELGILPPGDLRMALAALCGDDDWGRAWAEILQHRFGGDGPLAGHPVGNLLLAALWDMERDQVAGLDLVAELLGARGRVLPMANVPLDIEADVDFGPPQGIELVRGQAEVATTPGRILGVRLDPSDPPACPQAVSALETADWVTIGPGSWFTSVMPTLLVPQLRQALLRTPARRCLVLNLVAQPGETEHLTPEEHLDVLAAHAPDLHLDVVVADTSAARDIDALARGAARLGARLVTAEVRAPGLSGQHDPAALAEVFATTFAPASPAQA, encoded by the coding sequence ATGACGCAGGCGCGGTCCGGGGGCCCCGCCGTCGTCGCCCTCGGGGGAGGGCACGGACTGGCCGCCACGCTGTCGGCCCTGCGCCGGGTCACCACCCGGCTCACGGGGATCGTCACGGTCGCCGACAACGGCGGGTCCTCGGGGCGCCTGCGCACCGAGCTCGGCATCCTCCCTCCGGGCGACCTGAGGATGGCGCTGGCCGCGCTGTGCGGCGACGACGACTGGGGTCGCGCGTGGGCCGAGATCCTGCAGCACCGGTTCGGGGGAGACGGTCCGCTGGCGGGACACCCCGTCGGGAACCTGCTCCTCGCCGCGCTGTGGGACATGGAGCGCGACCAGGTGGCGGGGCTCGACCTCGTCGCTGAGCTGCTGGGAGCGCGGGGCCGCGTGCTGCCGATGGCGAACGTGCCGCTCGACATCGAGGCCGACGTCGACTTCGGTCCGCCCCAGGGGATCGAACTGGTGCGCGGCCAGGCCGAGGTGGCCACGACGCCCGGCCGGATCCTGGGCGTTCGGCTCGACCCCAGCGATCCGCCGGCCTGCCCCCAGGCCGTCTCCGCGCTGGAGACCGCCGACTGGGTCACGATCGGACCGGGCTCGTGGTTCACCAGCGTCATGCCCACCCTGCTGGTGCCGCAGTTGCGCCAGGCCCTGCTGCGCACGCCGGCCCGCCGCTGCCTGGTCCTCAACCTCGTCGCCCAGCCCGGCGAGACCGAGCACCTCACGCCGGAGGAGCATCTCGACGTCCTCGCGGCGCACGCCCCCGACCTGCACCTCGACGTCGTCGTGGCCGACACGTCGGCCGCCCGCGACATCGACGCGCTCGCGCGCGGGGCCGCCCGGCTCGGCGCGCGGCTGGTGACGGCCGAGGTGCGCGCCCCCGGCCTGTCAGGCCAGCACGATCCGGCCGCGTTGGCCGAGGTCTTTGCCACCACGTTCGCCCCGGCGTCACCGGCACAGGCATAG
- the secG gene encoding preprotein translocase subunit SecG: MVIAFSVLLALSSVLMIVLVLMHKGRGGGLSDMFGGGVSSSLSGSSVAERNLDRITVGTAVVWVVCVFALGLLLKVSN; encoded by the coding sequence GTGGTCATCGCGTTCTCCGTGCTGCTCGCCCTGAGCAGCGTGCTCATGATCGTCCTCGTGCTGATGCACAAGGGCCGAGGCGGCGGTCTGTCCGACATGTTCGGTGGCGGTGTCTCCAGTTCGCTGAGCGGCTCCTCCGTCGCCGAGCGCAACCTCGATCGCATCACCGTCGGCACCGCCGTCGTGTGGGTTGTGTGCGTCTTCGCGCTCGGCCTGCTGCTGAAGGTGAGCAACTGA
- a CDS encoding phosphoglycerate kinase — protein sequence MKTIDDLGDLKGKRVLVRSDLNVPLDGATITDDGRVRASVPTIRKLIDQGARVLVAAHLGRPKGAPDPQYSLSPVAVRLSELLGETVRFASDTVGVDAQRTAQELKNGEVALLENVRFNAGETSKDDAERGAFADELAALADVFVSDGFGVVHRKQASVYDVAQRLPAAVGGLVQAEVEVLQRLTASPERPYAVVLGGSKVSDKLGVIDHLLTKADTLVIGGGMVFTFLAAQGHGVGTSLLEQDQIDVAKGYLDRAKELGVSIVLPTDVVVAPEFAADAPATTVTIDAIPDDQMGLDIGPESADAFAEVIRGSKTVFWNGPMGVFEMAAFAAGTRTVAQALTEVDGLSVVGGGDSAAAVRQLGFEDAQFGHISTGGGASLEYLEGKTLPGLAVLEESE from the coding sequence GTGAAGACGATCGATGACCTGGGCGACCTGAAGGGCAAGCGTGTCCTGGTCCGCAGCGACCTGAACGTGCCCCTCGACGGTGCCACCATCACCGACGACGGCCGCGTGCGGGCGAGCGTCCCCACGATCCGGAAGCTGATCGACCAGGGCGCCCGGGTCCTCGTCGCCGCGCACCTGGGGCGGCCCAAGGGCGCGCCCGACCCGCAGTACTCGCTGTCTCCCGTCGCAGTCCGGCTGAGCGAGCTGCTGGGTGAGACCGTGCGCTTCGCGTCCGACACCGTCGGCGTGGACGCCCAGCGGACGGCGCAGGAGCTGAAGAACGGTGAGGTCGCCCTGCTGGAGAACGTCCGGTTCAACGCCGGCGAGACCAGCAAGGACGACGCCGAGCGCGGCGCCTTCGCCGACGAGCTCGCGGCCCTGGCCGACGTGTTCGTCTCCGACGGCTTCGGCGTGGTGCACCGCAAGCAGGCCAGCGTCTACGACGTGGCCCAGCGGCTGCCCGCGGCCGTGGGCGGTCTCGTGCAGGCCGAGGTCGAGGTCCTGCAGCGGCTCACGGCGTCTCCCGAGCGGCCCTACGCGGTGGTCCTGGGCGGCTCGAAGGTCTCCGACAAGCTCGGCGTCATCGATCACCTGCTCACCAAGGCCGACACGCTCGTGATCGGTGGCGGCATGGTCTTCACCTTCCTCGCGGCCCAGGGCCACGGGGTCGGGACGTCGCTGCTCGAGCAGGACCAGATCGACGTCGCCAAGGGCTACCTGGATCGCGCCAAGGAGCTCGGCGTCTCGATCGTGCTGCCCACCGACGTCGTCGTGGCGCCGGAGTTCGCCGCCGACGCCCCGGCCACCACGGTCACGATCGACGCGATCCCCGACGACCAGATGGGCCTCGACATCGGCCCCGAGTCGGCTGACGCGTTCGCCGAGGTCATCCGCGGGTCGAAGACGGTGTTCTGGAACGGTCCGATGGGCGTGTTCGAGATGGCGGCCTTCGCGGCCGGCACCCGCACGGTCGCGCAGGCCCTCACCGAGGTCGACGGCCTGTCGGTCGTCGGTGGTGGAGACTCCGCCGCCGCCGTGCGCCAGCTCGGCTTCGAGGACGCGCAGTTCGGCCACATCTCCACCGGTGGCGGCGCGAGCTTGGAGTACCTCGAGGGCAAGACCCTGCCCGGACTGGCCGTACTGGAGGAGAGCGAATGA
- the zwf gene encoding glucose-6-phosphate dehydrogenase, whose amino-acid sequence MSPNPLRDPRDRRLPRIAGPCTVVMFGVTGDLARKKLIPAIYDLANRGLLPPGFGLVGFARRDWGDGTFAALLKKAAKAGARTEWSETVWKQLAAGIKFVPGQFDDDDAWEELAKTLTKLDERQGTGGNHAFYLSIPPGLFPTVVSKIDEHGLAKPGMGWRRVVIEKPFGHDLESAKELNQLIGNVFESESVFRIDHYLGKETVQNILALRFANQMFEPVWNANYVDHVQITMAEDIGIGSRAGYYDGIGAARDVIQNHLLQLLALVAMEEPVAFDAASLRLEKQKVLRSVRLPDDLDKHTAHAQYVEGWAGGQPVVGYLEEEGTDPKSLTETFAALRLDIETRRWAGVPFYLRTGKRLGRRVTEVAVVFKKAPHLPFQRNDVTELGHNALVMRIQPDEGVTMRFGAKVPGTTMEIRDVNMDFVYGGSFVESSPEAYERLILDVLLGDPPLFPQHREVELSWEILDPVMEHWSRKRTIDTYQAGTWGPQSAIDMLARDGRVWRRP is encoded by the coding sequence ATGAGCCCCAATCCCCTGCGCGATCCGCGCGACCGCCGTCTGCCGCGCATCGCGGGACCCTGCACCGTCGTGATGTTCGGCGTCACGGGCGACCTTGCGCGCAAGAAGCTCATCCCCGCGATCTACGACCTGGCCAACCGCGGCCTGCTGCCCCCGGGCTTCGGGCTCGTCGGCTTCGCCCGCCGCGACTGGGGCGACGGCACCTTCGCGGCCCTGCTCAAGAAGGCCGCCAAGGCCGGCGCCCGCACCGAGTGGAGCGAGACCGTCTGGAAGCAGCTGGCCGCCGGCATCAAGTTCGTGCCCGGGCAGTTCGACGACGACGACGCCTGGGAGGAGCTGGCCAAGACCCTCACCAAGCTCGACGAGCGGCAGGGCACCGGCGGCAACCACGCCTTCTACCTCTCGATCCCGCCGGGCCTGTTCCCCACGGTCGTGTCCAAGATCGACGAGCACGGCCTGGCCAAGCCCGGCATGGGCTGGCGCCGCGTGGTCATCGAGAAGCCCTTCGGTCACGACCTCGAGTCGGCCAAGGAGCTCAACCAGCTGATCGGCAACGTCTTCGAGTCCGAGTCGGTCTTCCGCATCGACCACTACCTGGGCAAGGAGACGGTCCAGAACATCCTGGCCCTGCGCTTCGCCAACCAGATGTTCGAGCCGGTCTGGAACGCCAACTACGTCGACCACGTGCAGATCACGATGGCCGAGGACATCGGCATCGGCTCGCGCGCCGGCTACTACGACGGCATCGGCGCCGCCCGCGACGTCATCCAGAACCACCTGCTGCAGCTGCTGGCCCTCGTCGCGATGGAGGAGCCAGTCGCGTTCGACGCCGCCAGCCTGCGGCTCGAGAAGCAGAAGGTCCTGCGCAGCGTGCGGCTCCCGGACGACCTGGACAAGCACACCGCCCACGCGCAGTACGTCGAGGGCTGGGCGGGCGGCCAGCCCGTCGTGGGCTATCTCGAGGAGGAGGGCACCGATCCGAAGTCCCTCACCGAGACCTTCGCGGCGCTGCGACTCGACATCGAGACCCGGCGCTGGGCGGGCGTGCCGTTCTACCTGCGCACCGGCAAGCGACTGGGCCGGCGCGTCACCGAGGTCGCGGTGGTGTTCAAGAAGGCTCCGCACCTGCCCTTCCAGAGGAACGACGTCACCGAGCTGGGGCACAACGCCCTCGTGATGCGCATCCAGCCCGACGAGGGCGTCACCATGCGGTTCGGCGCCAAGGTGCCCGGCACCACGATGGAGATCCGCGACGTCAACATGGACTTCGTCTACGGCGGCTCGTTCGTCGAGAGCAGCCCCGAGGCGTACGAGCGGCTCATCCTCGACGTCCTGCTGGGCGACCCGCCGCTGTTCCCGCAGCACCGGGAGGTCGAGCTCTCGTGGGAGATCCTCGATCCCGTGATGGAGCACTGGTCGCGCAAGCGCACGATCGACACGTACCAGGCCGGAACGTGGGGCCCGCAGTCGGCGATCGACATGCTGGCGCGCGACGGCCGCGTCTGGAGGCGACCCTGA
- a CDS encoding RNA polymerase-binding protein RbpA, whose product MMAAGAIRGSRIGSGPMGEAERGEAAPRQAISYFCVNDHSVTLNFAIEAEVPAEWDCPKCGMPASMDSDNRPDAPKTEPYKTHLAYVKERRSETEAADILKEALDTLRSKRKTGEIIF is encoded by the coding sequence CTGATGGCCGCCGGAGCGATTCGCGGCAGCCGCATCGGCTCGGGCCCCATGGGCGAGGCCGAGCGTGGCGAGGCCGCACCGCGTCAGGCGATCTCGTACTTCTGCGTGAACGACCACTCGGTCACGCTGAACTTCGCGATCGAGGCCGAGGTGCCCGCCGAGTGGGACTGCCCGAAGTGCGGCATGCCCGCCAGCATGGACTCGGACAACCGGCCCGACGCGCCCAAGACCGAGCCGTACAAGACCCACCTGGCCTACGTGAAGGAGCGCCGCTCCGAGACCGAGGCGGCCGACATCCTCAAGGAAGCCCTCGACACCCTGCGCAGCAAGCGCAAGACCGGCGAGATCATCTTCTGA
- the tpiA gene encoding triose-phosphate isomerase, with product MTRTPLMAGNWKSNLNHQEAVVLVQKLAWTLSDKKHDHAKSEVVVIPPFTDLRSVQTLIDGDKLPIGYGAQDVSAHDGGAYTGEISAAMLAKLGCSYVVVGHSERREYHGESDQLVNEKAAKTLAAGMTPIVCVGEGLDVRQAGEQVAYTLAQVDGSLAGFTAEQVAGLVIAYEPVWAIGTGEVATPEDAQEVCAAIRGRLGETWGTEAADQTRILYGGSVKAANVAAIMAKPDVDGALVGGASLVAEEFAGIARFYDMPDLQGS from the coding sequence ATGACGCGTACGCCGCTGATGGCGGGCAACTGGAAGTCCAACCTGAACCACCAGGAGGCGGTGGTCCTCGTCCAGAAGCTGGCGTGGACCCTGTCGGACAAGAAGCACGATCACGCCAAGAGCGAGGTCGTGGTGATCCCGCCCTTCACCGACCTGCGCAGCGTCCAGACGCTCATCGACGGCGACAAGCTGCCGATCGGCTACGGCGCGCAGGACGTCTCGGCGCACGACGGTGGCGCGTACACCGGCGAGATCTCCGCCGCGATGCTGGCGAAGCTCGGCTGCTCGTACGTCGTCGTCGGTCACTCCGAGCGCCGCGAGTACCACGGTGAGTCCGACCAGCTCGTGAACGAGAAGGCCGCCAAGACGCTCGCCGCGGGCATGACCCCGATCGTGTGCGTCGGCGAGGGTCTCGACGTCCGCCAGGCGGGTGAGCAGGTCGCGTACACACTGGCCCAGGTCGACGGCTCGCTGGCCGGGTTCACCGCCGAGCAGGTCGCCGGGCTCGTCATCGCGTACGAGCCCGTGTGGGCCATCGGCACCGGTGAGGTCGCCACTCCCGAGGACGCCCAGGAGGTCTGCGCGGCCATCCGTGGACGCCTGGGGGAGACCTGGGGTACCGAGGCGGCCGACCAGACCCGTATCCTTTACGGCGGATCGGTCAAGGCGGCGAACGTGGCCGCGATCATGGCGAAACCCGATGTCGACGGAGCGTTGGTCGGCGGGGCGAGCCTGGTCGCGGAGGAGTTCGCCGGGATCGCCCGGTTCTACGACATGCCAGACCTCCAGGGGTCCTGA